The following coding sequences lie in one Apium graveolens cultivar Ventura chromosome 3, ASM990537v1, whole genome shotgun sequence genomic window:
- the LOC141710661 gene encoding uncharacterized protein LOC141710661 — protein MEENPSKNPWKNEARKPNGDPRAGEDCGGDGQPKCSGKSCTAGVIADCVALCCCPCALVNLLTLAFVKVPYMIGKKCLIKRKRKNKKKVNGVESQRSEEVEWVKNESNWGGRLEEEKIWLELYQIGHLGFGRLSFTELQSLGKDN, from the coding sequence ATGGAGGAAAATCCAAGTAAAAATCCTTGGAAAAACGAGGCAAGAAAACCCAATGGGGACCCACGCGCTGGAGAAGATTGCGGTGGAGATGGGCAACCAAAATGCTCCGGGAAGTCATGCACGGCAGGAGTGATAGCAGACTGTGTAGCATTATGTTGCTGTCCCTGCGCACTAGTCAACCTGTTGACACTTGCGTTTGTCAAAGTGCCGTACATGATCGGGAAAAAGTGTttgataaaaagaaaaagaaaaaataagaaGAAAGTCAACGGGGTGGAGAGTCAAAGGAGTGAGGAAGTAGAATGGGTGAAAAATGAGAGTAATTGGGGCGGGAGGTTAGAAGAAGAGAAGATATGGTTAGAGTTGTATCAAATTGGTCATTTGGGTTTCGGTAGGCTTTCGTTTACTGAACTTCAATCTTTAGGTAAGGACAATTAG